From the genome of Bifidobacterium asteroides, one region includes:
- a CDS encoding amino acid permease yields the protein MATRQSRKGGPSASTDRVQRNLKTRHVSMIALGGCIGTGLFMTSGSTIAKAGPGGALVAYIAMGVMVYFLMTSLGELATHLPTSGSFAAYSARYVDPALGFAMGWNYWLNWAITVAVDVSTAALLIQYWLPHTPGWIWSLLVLVIVFLINALTVSTFGETEFWLSLIKVVTVIVFLVIGMAMICGIMFQPAVGLKNFTYKDAPFVGGFPAILNVFLIAGFSFQGTELIGVTAGESENPSKAVPKAINDVFWRILLFYVLSIFVIAALIPYTSPNLLSSAMGDIAMSPFTLVFQRAGLASAASVMNAIILTSVLSSANSGVYASTRMLYALAKDHYAPVVFGHTTRHGIPMTSLIATLVVSLTAFASSIFGQRIYMWLVAASGLTGFIAWIGIALSHYRFRRAWAVQGRRVEELSYHARLFPLGPILALALCVIVIGGQNIEAFATWNWQEIGVTYISVPLVLALYFGYKIRHHTRIVPLEAMDLSGVQKSL from the coding sequence ATGGCGACCAGGCAGAGCAGGAAGGGCGGCCCCTCAGCATCCACCGACCGGGTCCAACGCAACCTCAAGACCCGGCACGTCTCCATGATCGCCTTGGGCGGCTGCATCGGCACAGGGCTGTTCATGACATCCGGCTCCACCATCGCCAAGGCCGGGCCGGGAGGCGCGTTGGTGGCCTACATAGCCATGGGCGTCATGGTCTACTTCCTGATGACCAGCCTGGGCGAGCTGGCCACCCACCTGCCCACCTCCGGTTCTTTCGCCGCCTACAGCGCCCGCTACGTGGATCCGGCCCTGGGCTTCGCCATGGGCTGGAACTACTGGCTGAACTGGGCCATTACCGTAGCTGTCGACGTCTCCACCGCCGCCCTGCTGATCCAGTACTGGCTGCCCCATACCCCCGGATGGATCTGGAGCCTGCTGGTCCTGGTCATCGTCTTCCTGATCAACGCCCTGACCGTATCGACCTTCGGCGAGACCGAATTCTGGCTCTCGCTGATCAAGGTGGTGACGGTGATTGTCTTCCTGGTCATCGGCATGGCCATGATCTGCGGGATCATGTTCCAGCCGGCGGTCGGGTTGAAGAACTTCACCTACAAGGATGCCCCCTTCGTAGGAGGGTTCCCCGCTATTCTCAACGTCTTCCTGATTGCGGGCTTCTCCTTCCAAGGCACCGAGCTGATCGGCGTCACGGCTGGCGAGTCCGAAAATCCAAGCAAGGCGGTTCCCAAGGCCATCAACGACGTCTTCTGGCGGATCCTGCTCTTCTACGTGCTGTCCATCTTCGTCATCGCCGCACTGATCCCCTACACCAGCCCCAACCTGCTGAGTTCCGCCATGGGGGACATCGCCATGTCGCCCTTCACCCTGGTCTTCCAGCGGGCAGGCCTGGCCTCGGCAGCCAGCGTCATGAACGCCATCATCCTGACCTCGGTCCTCTCGTCCGCCAACTCGGGGGTCTACGCCTCCACCCGGATGCTCTACGCCCTTGCCAAGGATCATTACGCCCCGGTCGTCTTCGGCCACACCACCCGACACGGCATCCCCATGACCTCGCTGATTGCCACGCTGGTGGTCTCCCTGACCGCCTTCGCCTCCAGCATCTTCGGTCAGCGGATCTACATGTGGCTGGTAGCCGCCTCGGGACTGACCGGATTCATCGCCTGGATCGGCATCGCCCTGAGCCACTACCGCTTCCGCCGCGCCTGGGCGGTCCAGGGCCGCCGGGTTGAGGAACTGAGCTACCATGCCAGGCTCTTCCCCCTAGGGCCCATCCTGGCCCTGGCCCTATGCGTCATCGTCATTGGCGGGCAGAACATCGAAGCCTTCGCCACCTGGAATTGGCAGGAGATCGGTGTCACCTACATAAGCGTGCCGCTGGTATTAGCGCTTTATTTTGGCTACAAGATCCGGCACCACACCCGGATCGTGCCTCTGGAGGCGATGGATTTGAGCGGAGTTCAGAAATCATTATGA
- a CDS encoding amino acid permease, which produces MTQNTSNAASNINQSDRAGQEHHGYGSVKRNLKTRHISMIALGGCIGTGLFMTSGSTISTAGPGGGLLAYIAMGVMVYFLMTSLGELATHLPVSGSFAAYSARYVDPALGFAMGWDYWLNWTISGAVDISTAALLIQYWLPNTPGWIWSLLVLVIVFLINALTVSAFGETEFWLSLIKVATIIVFLVIGMAMICGIMFQPAVGLKNFTYKDAPFVGGFPAIMSVFLIAGYSFQGTEVVGVTAGESENPGKAVPKAINDVFWRILLFYVLSIFVIAALIPYTSPNLLGASDGNIAMSPFTLVFQRAGLASAASVMNAVVLTSILSAVNTGAYASSRMLYGLAKDHYAPAIFARTTKRGIPLAALVATVCMSLATFASSIFGQSFYMWLVTATGLTGFIAWIGIALSHFRFRRAFKLQGHDLSELKYHSKLYPFGPVLAIVLCVIVIAGQDIPSLLSLNWSHMAMTYFSVVLVLVLYLGFKLVNHTKIVRLKDMDVSGAESAH; this is translated from the coding sequence ATGACGCAGAACACCAGCAATGCAGCGTCGAACATCAATCAATCCGACCGGGCCGGGCAAGAGCACCATGGCTACGGCAGCGTCAAGCGCAACCTCAAGACCCGCCACATCTCCATGATCGCCCTGGGCGGCTGCATCGGCACCGGACTGTTCATGACCTCCGGCTCCACCATCTCTACAGCGGGCCCTGGTGGAGGACTTCTGGCCTACATAGCCATGGGCGTCATGGTCTACTTCCTGATGACCAGCCTGGGCGAGCTGGCCACGCACCTGCCGGTGTCAGGATCCTTCGCCGCCTACAGCGCCCGCTACGTGGATCCGGCTCTGGGCTTTGCCATGGGGTGGGACTACTGGCTGAACTGGACCATCTCGGGCGCCGTGGACATCTCCACCGCCGCCCTGCTGATCCAGTACTGGCTGCCCAACACCCCAGGGTGGATCTGGAGCCTGCTGGTCCTGGTGATCGTCTTCCTGATCAACGCCCTGACAGTCTCCGCTTTCGGAGAGACCGAGTTCTGGCTCTCCCTGATCAAGGTGGCCACCATCATCGTCTTCCTGGTCATCGGCATGGCCATGATCTGCGGCATTATGTTCCAGCCGGCGGTCGGCCTGAAGAACTTCACCTACAAGGATGCCCCCTTCGTGGGAGGTTTCCCAGCCATCATGAGCGTCTTCCTGATCGCGGGCTATTCCTTCCAAGGCACCGAGGTAGTGGGCGTGACCGCCGGGGAATCCGAAAACCCCGGCAAAGCGGTCCCCAAGGCCATCAACGACGTCTTCTGGCGGATCCTGCTCTTCTACGTGCTGTCCATCTTCGTCATCGCCGCACTGATCCCCTACACCAGCCCCAATCTTTTGGGAGCCTCTGACGGGAATATCGCCATGTCGCCATTCACCCTGGTCTTCCAGCGGGCTGGCCTGGCCTCGGCAGCCAGCGTCATGAACGCGGTGGTGCTGACATCCATCCTCTCGGCCGTCAACACCGGGGCCTACGCCTCCAGCCGCATGCTCTACGGACTGGCCAAAGACCACTACGCCCCGGCCATCTTCGCCAGGACCACCAAGAGGGGCATCCCCCTGGCGGCCCTGGTAGCCACGGTCTGCATGTCCCTGGCCACTTTCGCCTCCAGCATCTTCGGCCAGTCCTTCTACATGTGGCTGGTGACCGCCACCGGACTGACCGGATTCATCGCCTGGATCGGCATCGCCCTGAGCCACTTCCGCTTCCGGAGGGCCTTCAAGCTCCAGGGGCACGACTTGAGCGAGCTCAAATACCACTCCAAGCTCTATCCGTTCGGCCCGGTCCTGGCCATAGTGCTCTGCGTCATCGTCATTGCCGGACAGGACATCCCCTCCCTGCTCAGCCTGAACTGGTCGCACATGGCCATGACCTACTTCAGCGTGGTTCTGGTTCTGGTCCTCTACCTGGGCTTCAAGCTCGTCAACCACACCAAGATTGTGCGCCTCAAGGACATGGACGTGTCTGGCGCCGAATCCGCCCACTGA